In Nicotiana tabacum cultivar K326 chromosome 21, ASM71507v2, whole genome shotgun sequence, one DNA window encodes the following:
- the LOC107765416 gene encoding cytochrome b6-f complex iron-sulfur subunit 1, chloroplastic (The RefSeq protein has 2 substitutions compared to this genomic sequence), which yields MASSTLSPVTQLCSSKSGLSSVSQCLLVKPMKINSHGLGKDKRMKVKCMATSIPADDRVPDMEKRNLMNLLLLGALSLPTAGMLVSYGTFFVPPGSGGGSGGTPAKDALGNDVIASEWLKTHPPGNRTLTQGLKGDPTYLVVENDGTVATYGINAVCTHLGCVVPFNAAENKFICPCHGSQYNNQGRVVRGPAPLSLALAHADIDDGKVVFVPWVETDFRTGEDPWWA from the exons ATGGCTTCTTCTACTCTTTCTCCAGTAACTCAG CTATGCTCAAGCAAGAGTGGCTTGTCTTCAGTTTCACAATGTTTGCTAGTGAAGCCAATGAAGATTAACAGTCATGGATTGGGAAAAGATAAGAGGATGAAAGTGAAATGCATGGCTACAAGTATTCCAGCAGATGATAGAGTGCCTGATATGGAAAAGAGGAATCTCATGAATTTGCTTCTTTTGGGTGCTCTTTCTCTACCCACTGCTGGGATGTTGGTACCTTATGGTACTTTCTTTGTACCACCTGG GTCAGGGGGTGGTAGTGGTGGAACCCCTGCCAAGGATGCATTAGGTAATGATGTCATTGCATCTGAATGGCTCAAAACTCATCCACCTGGCAACCGAACTCTCACGCAAGGACTAAAG GGAGACCCTACTTATCTTGTTGTGGAGAATGATGGAACACTTGCAACCTATGGTATTAATGCTGTGTGTACTCACCTTGGTTGTGTTGTGCCATTTAATGCTGCTGAGAACAAGTTTATTTGCCCCTGCCATGGATCTCAATACAACAACCAAGGAAGAGTTGTTAGAGGACCTGCTCCTTTG TCCTTGGCATTGGCTCATGCTGATATTGATGATGGGAAGGTGGTGTTTGTCCCATGGGTTGAAACAGACTTCAGAACTGGTGAAGATCCATGGTGGGCTTAG